The sequence CGCGCCAGGCCGGTTTTGCCCACGCCAACAGGCAGGCTGAGCAGGCAGAGCAAGATGGTCTGTTCGCCGGCCCCCAGGTCGGCGTCGCTGCCGCTGCGCTGGCGGCGGGCTGCTCTGCTGGTTTTGCCTGGGCGATTGGACGGGTGCGCCGGGGCGCAGCGATCACAGACGCCGCAGGAGCGGGTCATCGCTTCGGCGAAGTGGCGCGCGATAGTCTTATGGCGGCACATCGTACTGCGCGCGTAGCTGGCGAGACGCGCGATCTGGGCCTCGCGCTGCTCCTGAAGGGTATCGAGCAAATCTTGCAGGCGCTGGGTCGCGTCGGGCGGCGCGGGCAGCAGTTCTATGAGCATCTGCCGCTGATTGGCGCGGTAATCCAGCAGGCCCACGTCGCGCCAGGCGAGCAGCCGCTCTTCGAGTTCGCCGGGGCGCAGATCAAGCTGCGCAGCCAGCGCGAGCAGATCGACGCTCGGCGGCTTCTGCGAGATCAGGTCGGCGGCTTTGATGAAGGCGGCGAGTTCGGGCGGCTGCTGGTCGTTTACGCCATGCCAGGTGACGGAAGCCGCGCGGGGAGCGTCAAAGTGGCGTGTCAGCAGGCCGCCGCGTTCGAGCAGGCTGATGCTCACGCGCACCATCGTATCGCTGGCCTCGCGCTCGCTCGTCTGCATCAGCGTATTGATGGCGCGTTCCAGTTCAGCCGAGGCGACAAGACCCAACTTGCCGCCCGCGCCCATCTGCCGCCTGATCTCGCCATAGACGGCGCGCAGGAAGGGCAGGTCAAGCGTATCCTGGCGCAGCCAGCGGCTCAACTGGCTCTTATCGCCGCCGGAATAAAACAGCACGCAGCGCGCCGGACGACCATCGCGCCCGGCGCGCCCCGACTCCTGGCAGTAGGCTTCCAGCGAGTTGGGCAGATTGTAATGGATGATAAAGCGCACGTCGGCTTTGTCAATGCCCATGCCAAACGCGACGGTTGCCACGATGACTCGCGTCTGCCCGCTCATAAATGCGTTTTGCGCCTGGGTGCGTTCGTCGGTGTTCATGCCCGCGTGATAATGCGCGGCTTTGATGCCCTGCTGGCGCAGAAAATAGGCCAGCTTCTCGCAGCTTTCGCGGGAGCGTGCGTAGACGATGCCGGGGCCGCCCGTCTCGGCGCAGAGCGCGGCCAGGGCGCGCAGCTTATCTTCCTGGCTCTCCAGATGCTCGACTTCGTAGCGCAGATTGGGCCGGAAGACTCCGGTGGTGATCACGCGCAGCCGCCGACCCAGCGCGCCGCCAATCTCCTGGCGCATATCCGGCGTGGCGGTGGCTGTCAGCGCCAGGATAGGTAGCGCGCCCGCGCCATCCTGCGCCTGCTCGGCCATCGCGCGCAGCGCCTTGGGGATGAAGAGATAGTCGGGGCGAAAGTCGTGGCCCCATTGCGAGATGCAGTGCGCCTCATCAATCACAAAGAGCGAGACGCGCGCCCGGCGCAGGGCGTGAATAAAGGCTGGCTGGCGCAGCCGTTCGGGCGCGACATAGACCAGCTTCAGCCTGCCTTCGGCCAGTTCGCGCAAGCGGCGCTCCTGCTCTGACGTGTCCAGTTCGCTGTTGATAAAGGCCGTGTGTGCGCGCATCGTTTCCGGCAGATTTTGCACCTGATCGCGCATCAAGGCGATCAGCGGCGAAATCAAGACCGTCGCGCCGGGCAAGAGCATAGCGGGCAGTTGATAGCAGAGCGATTTGCCTGCGCCAGTGGGCATCAGCGCCAGCGAGTCTTCGCCAGCCAGCGCCGCTTGAATAACGTCAATCTGCCCTGGCCGGAAGCTTTCATAGCCGAAGTGATCGCGCAGCGCCTCCAGCAGTTCCGGCGGCGCTTCGGTGGCAAGCTCTGCTGGCTCTGGTGGCTCAGGGATGTCGTCTGATTCTTCGGGCCGGATGACGAGTGTAGATTCGCGCTTTTTGAGCGCGGCTTTCGGGGGCGGCGGCGCGGCGCGCTGCAATTGGCCCTGACGCGCCAGACGCAGCCGCTCTGCCAGCCGCTGATCTTCGCGCCTGGCGAGATCTGCCAGCCGGGCATCCAGTTCCGCCAGCCAATCCTCATCGCCCAGCCGTTCAGCAATCTCGCGGGCATTGTGCAGCGCCCAGCGCGAGGGATGATCGCCATAAGCGGCAAAGATGCCCGCCAGTTCGCGGCGCGCGGCCTCTTCATCGCCGATGGCGGCGTGGTAGCGCGCCATGCCCAGCAGACCGCTGGTGCTGGTTGGCGAGCGGCGCAGAATCTCAGCATAGGCGTCCTGGGCGGTTTCCAGATCGGTGCAGGCCAGCGCCACGTCGCCAATGATATTCCAGGCGGTGATCTGCCCGCTGTGCGTTTCGCGTAGCTGCTGGCAAAGCGTGGTGGCCGTATCTTGCTGACCCAGGATCAGCAAAAGCTGCGCGTACAGGCGATAGCCCATCACGGCGTCACTCTTTGCCAGCCGTGCCTCCAGAATGGCGCGCGCCCGTTCTAGCTGGCCCAGTTCCAGGCACGCCTCGGCGCACTGATCGGCAAGCGAAACGTTATCATAGGCGACGATGCAGGCGCTTTCCAGCGCGCGCTGCGCTTCCTCAATCTCTCCCCGGCGAAAGCGCGCGCGAGCCAGCGCGAGGCACAGGTCAACGGGGAGTTCGTCCAGCGCGAGGTCAGTCAGATCAAGGGGAACGTCAGTGAGTTCTTCTTGCTCGGCAGCGCCTTCAGCCGCATCCGTATCGGCGGCCTCCACACCGGCTGCGGGTTCGCCTCCGGCTGCGGGCGCGTCAGTCCGTGTTCCATCTCCCATAATGGCGCTCCACGCTCACGCTCGTTAAGAACATCTTTGCAAGGGGTTGCAAAGATAGTGTAGCACGCCTGGCAAGACGGTCTGAAAGTCTGGCTTCAGTCTTTGGGGGGATGCCAGCCTGCCTCTACCCACCTTCGGCGCGCCCTGACCAGGCTTTCTCGATTCAGATTCAATAATTCAATTGTTACCCGGCCTACTGCGGTAAGACCAACGATGGTTTCTCCCGTTGGTGTCCAGGCAAAATGTTCACTCCAGCGTTGCTGCCGGGGATTGAAGAGGGGTACGATCTCGTCAGTGGCCTGATCAAGTGCGGCAACTCGATCACCCTTATAATCATTGCACAGTTTACAGGCAAGCCAAAGATTCTCATCCTCGGTTCGCCCAGCCAGGGATTCTGGGATGATGTGATCTATTTCCATAGGCGTACCAGTAAGCTCTTCTTGCGTCAAACAGTAGCCGCAGCGAAAGCGCGCCTGCTCAGATACTCGAAGACGCAGCGCCTTAGAGATGTAGGCTTTGCTCATAGCTTTTTGAGCAAGACATTCACATCATGTCCGCGCCGTTTCAGAATCGCTGCTGCCTCTGCGCGGATAAGCATCGTTCGCTCATACTGACGCATTAGCCAGGCTAATCGCTCCTTTTCAGCATCTGTCAGCCCTTCGCGCTGACGCTTAAAGTGTAATGCTTCGATTTCATCGGACCTCTTTCGTGAAAGATGGCTTCGCGCTGCTTGCCACAATGCCGCATCGTCCAGGACCACCATAGAGTTCAGCATCTCTTTAAGATCAGCAGGGATGCGATCATCTCCAGGCGCTCCTGCTGCCAGCATGTCTACCACTTCATCCTCAATGGTGTGGCGCGCCTTTGCCGCGCGCTGCTGGAGGCGCTGATAGAGATCATCGGGGATATTGAGTGTCAGTGTTTGCTGCGCCATTGCTTCACCTCACTTTCCTTTCTCTGGCCTCCTCAAGTATCGCACTCTCTCCCTCAACGAGCAACCCATACCCCATTCTTTAAGCAGCCGCTGGATACCCCACCGAGCGGATCATGCCAGCAGCGGGAAGATCAGCACTCTATGGGCAAGATAATCTCGTGCCTCACTTTCCAGGGGCGGCGATCTCGGCGGGGGAAGCTACGGGCAGGTCTGGAAAGAGCGCGTGGGTCAGCGCATCAGCGGCCAGCAGCACCCCAAAGCGCCAGAGGATATGCGCCCTGGCAGGCTCTTGCTGCCCCATCGCTTGCTGGCGCTGGAACCCCAGGCTGCATCCCTGAACCCCGTAGGCGCCTAGATCGCTGATTTGCCAGGCGTCTCCAAACCGCGCCTGCATGAGCGCCATTCCGATCTCACAGGGGAGCAGGGCTAGTTGATCTGGAAGGGAAGGGGCTAGCATCGGCGGTCCTTCGGCCATCTGCCAGCCGTTCGCGCTCGAATAGGACAGGAACAGGTTCGCATAGCCAGCCGTGGGATAGGTGACATCGCTGACGACGCCCCCGGAGGCGCTTCTAAATTGCCAGCGCAGCGCCAGGGCCACGTAGATACCCCAGACCGGGCCATGTAGTTCGGCCATGAACTGCGGACCGCTGCTCACAGGACACACCTGGGCCTGACAGAATTGATGATATGGATCGGTGAGCGAGGCGCGCGGGAACAGGCTGGTCGTGGCCTGAAGGGGCGCTGCTGTGCGCTGACTGGTAATGGTCCCGTTCGCTGAGGCGCGGGTGGCAATGGCGGCGTGAGCAGGAATCGTGAGCTTGCTCTGCGTACTCAAGACCTGCCGGAGAAGGGCGGCGACCTGACCCTGCTGGTCCGGCAGCAGGTCATCCCAGGACACCCCCAGGAACAGCGCGTAAGAGGGGAAGCCGGTCACGCCATGCACAGTCATGACGCCCAGGCTCTTGCCCGGCGCAGAGCCAGCCTTGAGGCCGCTGCACGCGCCAGGGGGGAAGTAGCCCATCGTCGGCAAGCGGGAAAGGGTGAAGTGGCACGAGACGGGCCGGAACGGCGGAGCCGCCAGGGTAATCGTGTAGTCATCCCCATGCGCGGCGACCAGCAGTGGAGCGGCGGAATCCTGGCGCTTGCCGTTGATGGTGACAGTTCCAAAGGCGAGGTTGCTCTCGATGACCAGCGAGGGCGAGGAGACGAACAGGGTTGGGGTGGGCGTGGAGGCGACGGACGGCGCTGGCACGATCACCGAGCGCAGGGTGAAGGCAGCCACCACCAGCATGGCGACGACCAGACCAAGCTGCGCCAGCCGTTTGCGTCGGGACGGCGGACGAGCGAGCAGCGTCTCAAGCTCGATGAGGGGTAAAGGCTCCCCGGCGCTGTCTTCTGCGGACAGATTTGTCGGATCATCCGGCTGCTGCGTCATGCGGCGCTCCTGGTGGATACGTGTTGGCTCTTTGCGCCAAGAATAGCAGATGAAGGGCAAGTTGTATAGCCCGGTTGCAGCTAAAATTATCGGATTGATTATTGTACCAAATGATGCTATTCTGTACGAAATAGTACAAAAGAAAGGGGAAACGATGAGCGAAAGCCAACCTATCACTGAGGTTATCCAGGCATCCGAGGCCCGGCAGCAGTGGAGCCAGCTTCTTAACAAGGTGTTTCGCGGGGAAATGCGGGTACTCGTTGAGAAAAGTGGCATCCCAGTTGCCGCCATTATCTCTGCTGAAGACCTCAAGCGGCTGAAGCAGTTGGAAGCTGAGCGGGCAGAGCGATTTGCTATTCTCGATGAGATACAAGAAGCGTTTAAGGATGTGCCAACGGCTGAGCTTGAGCGCGAGGTGGCAAAGGCGATCCATGAGGTGCGAGAGGAAGGTCGCGCAGATGAGCGCGATCAGCATCCTTTGATCTGATTGTCGCTGCTGCGCTCAGTGGCCGCGCGGATTATCTGGTGACGGGCGATAAGAAGCTGGAAGAGCTTGGCTCCTATCAAGGGGTGACGCTCCTCAGTCCTCGCACCTTTCTGGAGGTCTTGGCAGACATCAATAATTGAGCTTTTCTCCTACCAGGCTTGACAGCTTCAGAAAGATCAGGTATAGTATGCTCATCCTATAGTAACCGAACGGCACGACGCGGCCAGTGTCAACAACACCAGCCGCGCCATTCACCCCAACCCTGAAACTACCAGGAGCCAAGGCTGCGAGCATTCTATCACCGGAAAAATTGCCCAATTGGTAGACCTCTCGGCGGCCATCTCTTGGAAAGCCAGCCCCAGCGAAACACATGCGGGCCTGGCTCTGACGGGGGATGGCCGTTCTGGCGTTGCGCGGGGCCACCTGCGCGACGCTGGCGGCGCGCGTGCCAGAAAGAGAGAGGCTCTCGTATGTCGTCCTGGCGCTTTTCGTCCGTGTGGTCCCGCTTCTTTGGTTTCACCCCGGCTCAACCGGCCCGCTCTGTTCCCCCGCTGCCAAAGCGTCCCGCTCCCCAGGCCGCGCGCATCGTTTCGAGGGAGGCGTTAGAGATCGAGTGGCTGCTGCGCTGCCTGCCGCCCAGCGTGCAGATGGGGCTGCGGCCCGCTCTGCTGGCGCTCAAACGCGCGCGCCCATATAGCGGGGCGCTGCCGGTGGACGACTACACCTGGCCCGACATGCCGGGCGTCTGGCGGCCACCCTATAGCGCCGCTGTGCTGAAGATGAAGACGCTGGAAGGGCTGCGTGCGCGGCTGCACGATGACCTGAGCCTGGGCGTGGCGGCGCTCTACGCGCCGGAACCTGTGCTGCCCAGGCCGATGCGCAACGCGCTGCTTGCCATGCAGGGGCGGCGGCTGGGACAGGTGAGCGAGGCGCTGGCGCGCTGGCTGAGGCCAGAGGAGGCGCTGCTGGTCTTCCAGCAGGAGTTATACTAAGGGCGCCTCACACAACCTCCGCACGAGCAGGGGCGGGGTTGTAGCGCCGTCCTTCCAGGCGGCAGGGGTGGGGCCAACCATCGGTTTTGTGAGGCATTCTAAATCCGGTTGCCTGCTGGTGGTCCCTGGCAGTTGGCTGAAGAGGGAAAAGTACGGGCATGGATTCTGCGGCAACCCATGCTGTATGTGACTGTTCCCACAGCAGAAGGGGGATAAGATGTCAAGCTACGTGGTTCTCGCCAGGTGGACGGACCAGGGAATCAAGGGAGTCAAAGAAACCGTTCGACGCGCTCACCAATTCCGCGCTGATTGTGAACGTCGCGGCATCAGAGTGCATGACCTCTTTTGGACTCAGGGGCGCTATGATGTCGCTGTGATCCTTGAGGCGCCCGATGAACAGGCGCTGATGGCAGAGACGCTTGCCCTGGGGAGCCTGGGCAATGCGCGCACCGAGACGCTGCGGGCGTTCACCGACGTTGAAATGGAGGGCATCCTGCGCAAGTTGTAGAGGCTGGCCGCTATGACCGCCAGGTTCTTGCAAGCTGGCCGATTTTATCGTATACTATTCGGGTACAATTGAGGCGGTGTTGAACAGGAGAAGTAGTCCGTGTGGGCGCTTCAGCGAGCCGGTGGTCGGTGGGAGACCGGCGCGGGAACACGGACGAATGGCGCCTGGGAGCCGCAGATGAGCAGAAAAATCGAGGGCCGAACGTGGCGGCTGGCTTGTGTGTGCCAGATACGTTCCCGCTCCTGGCCCGCGCAGGCGGGCTTCGTGGCGGGTCGTCTTCAGGCGCCGTTTTAACCGCCAGCCTGCTGTTCGGAACCAGGGTGGAACCGCGAATGCGCGCGCATTCGTCCCTGGGCGTTGATACACGACTGTGCAGCGCCCGGGGTATTTTTTGTGGCGCTGCGACCACACCTGGAGGTATAGCGATGGCTCAAACCGAAGTGAAGCGCGCAGTGACGGAAGAGTTTGTCCCTATGGACAAGATTGTTTCTCTCTGTAAGCGGCGCGGCTTCGTCTACCCCAACTCCGAGATTTACGGCGGCGTGGCGGGCATCTATGACTTTGGCCCGCTGGGCGTGGAGATGCGCACCAACCTGCGCCGCCACTGGTGGAAGTTCATGGTGCAGATGCGCGATGATGTGCTGGGCATCGAAGGCGCGATTATTACCCACCCGCGTGTCTGGGAGGCCAGCGGCCATGTCGAGCATTTTTCTGATCCGCTGGCCGATTGCAAAAACTGCAAGATGCGCTGGCGCGAAGACCATCTGCCCGATGAGAACCGCATCAAGCGCACCTGCCCCAACTGCGGCGGCGAATTGATGGCGGCGCGGCCCTTTAATCTGCTGATGGAAACATACCTGGGCGTGATCGAGGGCGAGCGCACCAAGACCTACCTGCGCGGCGAGGCGTGCCAGAACATCTACCTGGATTACGAAAACGTGCTGAAGTCCAGCCGGGCCAAGATTCCCTTTGGCATCTGCCAGATCGGTGAGGCGTTCCGCAACGAGGTCACGCCGGGCAACTTCCTTTTCCGTCAGCGCGAGTTTATCCAGTGGGACTTGCAATACTTTGTCCACCCAAGCGAGATGGACAAATGGTTTGATTACTGGAAGGGCGAACGCTGGCGCTTCTACAACGCGCTGATTCACCATAAGGACCGCATCCGCTTCCGCGAACATCGCCCGGACGAACTGGCGCACTACGCCAA comes from Ktedonobacterales bacterium and encodes:
- a CDS encoding HNH endonuclease yields the protein MSKAYISKALRLRVSEQARFRCGYCLTQEELTGTPMEIDHIIPESLAGRTEDENLWLACKLCNDYKGDRVAALDQATDEIVPLFNPRQQRWSEHFAWTPTGETIVGLTAVGRVTIELLNLNRESLVRARRRWVEAGWHPPKD
- a CDS encoding type II toxin-antitoxin system prevent-host-death family antitoxin, with product MSESQPITEVIQASEARQQWSQLLNKVFRGEMRVLVEKSGIPVAAIISAEDLKRLKQLEAERAERFAILDEIQEAFKDVPTAELEREVAKAIHEVREEGRADERDQHPLI
- a CDS encoding GYD domain-containing protein yields the protein MSSYVVLARWTDQGIKGVKETVRRAHQFRADCERRGIRVHDLFWTQGRYDVAVILEAPDEQALMAETLALGSLGNARTETLRAFTDVEMEGILRKL
- a CDS encoding glycine--tRNA ligase, translated to MAQTEVKRAVTEEFVPMDKIVSLCKRRGFVYPNSEIYGGVAGIYDFGPLGVEMRTNLRRHWWKFMVQMRDDVLGIEGAIITHPRVWEASGHVEHFSDPLADCKNCKMRWREDHLPDENRIKRTCPNCGGELMAARPFNLLMETYLGVIEGERTKTYLRGEACQNIYLDYENVLKSSRAKIPFGICQIGEAFRNEVTPGNFLFRQREFIQWDLQYFVHPSEMDKWFDYWKGERWRFYNALIHHKDRIRFREHRPDELAHYAKKAFDIEYQTVLGWQEWEGIHWRQDWDLGRHSEYSGQDLSYTDPETNEKYIPWIVETSGGLDRTFLYLLLDAYEEEPDGDEIRTVLHLHPVIAPVKVAVFPLLKNKPPLVEVARQIHRTLKPHFVAQYDEVGAIGRRYRRQDEIGTPFCVTVDFQTLDDQTVTLRDRDSMQQQRVAIADLVHLINDGLAIDY
- a CDS encoding RecQ family ATP-dependent DNA helicase, whose amino-acid sequence is MGDGTRTDAPAAGGEPAAGVEAADTDAAEGAAEQEELTDVPLDLTDLALDELPVDLCLALARARFRRGEIEEAQRALESACIVAYDNVSLADQCAEACLELGQLERARAILEARLAKSDAVMGYRLYAQLLLILGQQDTATTLCQQLRETHSGQITAWNIIGDVALACTDLETAQDAYAEILRRSPTSTSGLLGMARYHAAIGDEEAARRELAGIFAAYGDHPSRWALHNAREIAERLGDEDWLAELDARLADLARREDQRLAERLRLARQGQLQRAAPPPPKAALKKRESTLVIRPEESDDIPEPPEPAELATEAPPELLEALRDHFGYESFRPGQIDVIQAALAGEDSLALMPTGAGKSLCYQLPAMLLPGATVLISPLIALMRDQVQNLPETMRAHTAFINSELDTSEQERRLRELAEGRLKLVYVAPERLRQPAFIHALRRARVSLFVIDEAHCISQWGHDFRPDYLFIPKALRAMAEQAQDGAGALPILALTATATPDMRQEIGGALGRRLRVITTGVFRPNLRYEVEHLESQEDKLRALAALCAETGGPGIVYARSRESCEKLAYFLRQQGIKAAHYHAGMNTDERTQAQNAFMSGQTRVIVATVAFGMGIDKADVRFIIHYNLPNSLEAYCQESGRAGRDGRPARCVLFYSGGDKSQLSRWLRQDTLDLPFLRAVYGEIRRQMGAGGKLGLVASAELERAINTLMQTSEREASDTMVRVSISLLERGGLLTRHFDAPRAASVTWHGVNDQQPPELAAFIKAADLISQKPPSVDLLALAAQLDLRPGELEERLLAWRDVGLLDYRANQRQMLIELLPAPPDATQRLQDLLDTLQEQREAQIARLASYARSTMCRHKTIARHFAEAMTRSCGVCDRCAPAHPSNRPGKTSRAARRQRSGSDADLGAGEQTILLCLLSLPVGVGKTGLARILTGSIAAPLSGKRSAYYGRLATLSTSRIEKMAQGMLDAGYLQRDERSEYNVLTVTAQGRALLDDA